TTCAGTCTGAAATTCGGCAAGGGCGAAACGGCGGTGACGAGAGCCGAGCTTCAGAAACAGGTGAAATACGTCAGCGAAGAAAATAAGGCTTTGAAGGACAAAGTTGAGAAACAGGACGCAAGAATACAGGCGCTTGAAGAGCTTGTGAACAGGCTTCTGAAGAAATAACGGCGTAAAACTGCTGTACAGGCGGCGGAGAAATCCGCCGCTTTTTTGCTGATACCGCATAAAAGTAAAACCTGCACAGTCTGACAGTTCAAAAATGATGTGTTAGGCATATGGCTGTTTTTTTGATGTTAATTGCCTAAAAGCTTAGCATTTACAATAGTTTATTTAATTTTTGCCGCATTGTTCCTGTATAAACAAAAATGAACTAAAATTAAATAAAAGTTTTTTACTTTACAAAATTTGAAAAATAGTTTATTATCTTCATCGTTCTCTCCCGAAGACAGACGGGTATCAGAGCAGCGGAGGTGCGTTATGTATTTTACGGTCAGCAGCAGAATGCGACGATGCGGCAGTTCGTTTGAATTTCAGAAATCAGAGAAGTTTTGCGAAACGCGTTAAAAATATAATCAGGAGGTAAGAAAAATGAACAAAAAGGCATTGGCAATAGTTGCAATTCTTATAATTGCTTTCTGCGGCTGGTATTTTGCCGGTCACGGCGCGAAACAGGACAGCGGGGACACGATCAATATAGGTTATCTTGCGGCTCTTACAGGCGACTTTGCGGCATACGGAACGGCAGAAGCCAATTCCGCGCAGCTTATTATTGACGAAGTCAACGCAAAGGGCGGAATGTTCGGCAAGAAACTGAAACTGGTTGTCTATGACACGAAGTCAAAATCAGAAGACGCAGTCAATGCAGTCCGCAGAATGATTGAAAACGATCACGTCTGCGCGGTGCTTGGCACTAACACCAGCGGAATAACACTCTCAACCGCCCCTATCGTCAACAAGGCGCAGGTTCCGCAGATTGCGACCTGCGCGACAAATCCGCTCGTAACTGTTGACGAAAAAGGAAACGTGCGTCCCTATTCGTTCCGCGTCTGCTTTATTGACCCGTATCAGGGCAAGGTTGCGGCAGAGCTTGCAGTTAACGATCTCGGCACGAAGAAAGCGGCTATTCTTTACAACGTAGGTTCCGACTACGCGCAGGGACTTCGCGAGTTCTTCATAAAAAGCTTTACGGAGCTTGGCGGAAAGGTTGTCGCTGACGAGGGCTACCGTGACGCGGACGTCGATTTCCGCGCGCAGCTCACGAAGGTTAAGGAAAAAGGCGCCGACGTTATGTTCCTCCCCGGTATGGGCAAGGATATGGCGCTTATAATCAAACAGGCGAAGGAACTCGGAATCAACATTAAGGTTATCGGCGGCGACGGTTATGCGGATTTCATGAGCGAAATTGCCGGAGACGCGATGAAGGGCACCTACTGGGTCA
Above is a genomic segment from Candidatus Equadaptatus faecalis containing:
- a CDS encoding ABC transporter substrate-binding protein, translated to MNKKALAIVAILIIAFCGWYFAGHGAKQDSGDTINIGYLAALTGDFAAYGTAEANSAQLIIDEVNAKGGMFGKKLKLVVYDTKSKSEDAVNAVRRMIENDHVCAVLGTNTSGITLSTAPIVNKAQVPQIATCATNPLVTVDEKGNVRPYSFRVCFIDPYQGKVAAELAVNDLGTKKAAILYNVGSDYAQGLREFFIKSFTELGGKVVADEGYRDADVDFRAQLTKVKEKGADVMFLPGMGKDMALIIKQAKELGINIKVIGGDGYADFMSEIAGDAMKGTYWVNHTYLGDPQMVPVFAKYKETYKDECKEFTNLTMAYDAAKWLVWAMEKAGCAEGPAIAKALENTKDVRLTHFTISIDPKDHNVINKPAAILKIADDLKGHFYKVIQPK